In Camelina sativa cultivar DH55 chromosome 16, Cs, whole genome shotgun sequence, a single window of DNA contains:
- the LOC104752438 gene encoding nucleolar GTP-binding protein 1 isoform X1: MKLASSLVPHQWRLLTSPQDCLQAFIFSTANTTKSRTFWSPTLRQCRNLQTAVSPIVSSSYLPTSYITQKQIEIPTSPEKQAPPVQEGLGAFQKLPMVMPSIDLYCSALRKSKRVQPTKGIANIAKRERNRGAKQLDAFMKELALPLKGYMENFPRKRLLHPYERSLIELTLGEGKYEEVLGKVDFLRKKVLSVGKEHASLCAKALSKKEAEERLSEGVEKLELVFQQQGRAVDDLLSIAKVLRAMPVVDLEMPTLCLVGAPNVGKSSLVRILSTGKPEICNYPFTTRGILMGHIVLNYQRFQVTDTPGLLRRCDEDRNNLEKLTLAVLTHLPTAVLYVHDLTGECGTSPSDQFRIYKEMKERFKDYLWIDAVSKCDLLGGSPVIYAKEDRSSDDAEIIKYRETGPDESIHVSVKTEQGLSELKSKVKEVLSNEMEKIKSGDKVDQSGEEVDQSVGS, translated from the exons ATGAAATTGGCGTCGAGCTTGGTTCCTCATCAATGGCGTCTCTTAACATCACCACAGGATTGTCTACAAGCTTTCATTTTCTCCACAG CTAACACCACAAAGTCTCGCACTTTCTGGTCTCCAACCTTGCGTCAATGTCGGAATCTTCAGACGGCTGTTTCTCCAATCGTCAGTTCAAGCTACTTGCCCACTTCCTACATTACTCAGAAGCAGATTGAAATCCCTACCTCCcct GAAAAACAAGCGCCACCAGTGCAGGAAGGTTTGGGTGCTTTTCAAAAGCTCCCCATGGTGATGCCATCTATTGATTTATATTGTTCTGCACTCAGAAAGTCCAAAAGAGTTCAACCAACCAAAG GCATTGCTAATATTGCAAAGCGAGAAAGAAATAGAGGTGCTAAGCAGCTTGATGCATTCATGAAG GAATTGGCTCTACCTTTAAAAGGATACATGGAAAATTTTCCGAGGAAGAGACTGTTACATCCATATGAAAGGTCTCTTATTGAGTTGACACTTGGTGAAGGAAAGTATGAGGAG gtGTTAGGAAAAGTTGATTTTCTGAGGAAGAAGGTTCTATCTGTTGGGAAAGAACATGCTTCTCTCTGTGCTAAG GCTTTGTCAaagaaagaagcagaggaaCGCTTGAGCGAAGGTGTGGAGAAGCTTGAATTGGTTTTCCAACAACAAGGGAGAGCTGTTGATGATTTGCTAAGTATAGCGAAG GTTTTGAGGGCTATGCCAGTTGTTGACTTGGAAATGCCAACTCTTTGCCTTGTCGGAGCACCAAACGTTGGGAAATCATCGTTGGTCCGCATTCTTTCAACAGGGAAGCCTGAG ATATGCAATTATCCTTTTACTACCAGAGGAATTCTGATGGGTCACATCGTTTTGAACTACCAACGATTTCAG GTGACAGACACCCCTGGGCTTCTTAGGAGATGTGATG AGGATAGGAATAATCTAGAGAAGTTAACTCTTGCTGTACTCACTCATCTTCCAACTGCGGTCCTATATGTTCATGATCTAACTGGAGAATGTGGGACTTCTCCTTCCGATCAG TTTCGAATTTataaagagatgaaagagaggTTTAAGGATTACCTGTGGATTGATGCTGTGTCCAAATGCGATCTGCTGGGAGGCTCGCCGGTGATCTATGCCAAAGAAGATAGAAGCAGCGATGACGCGGAAATCATTAAGTACCGGGAAACAGGACCTGATGAATCAATTCATGTCTCGGTGAAAACAGAACAAGGTCTCAGTGAG CTAAAGAGCAAAGTGAAGGAAGTACTGAGTAATGAGATGGAAAAGATCAAAAGTGGAGACAAGGTTGATCAAAGTGGAGAAGAAGTTGATCAAAGTGTTGGTAGTTGA
- the LOC104752438 gene encoding nucleolar GTP-binding protein 1 isoform X2: MASLNITTGLSTSFHFLHSLRQCRNLQTAVSPIVSSSYLPTSYITQKQIEIPTSPEKQAPPVQEGLGAFQKLPMVMPSIDLYCSALRKSKRVQPTKGIANIAKRERNRGAKQLDAFMKELALPLKGYMENFPRKRLLHPYERSLIELTLGEGKYEEVLGKVDFLRKKVLSVGKEHASLCAKALSKKEAEERLSEGVEKLELVFQQQGRAVDDLLSIAKVLRAMPVVDLEMPTLCLVGAPNVGKSSLVRILSTGKPEICNYPFTTRGILMGHIVLNYQRFQVTDTPGLLRRCDEDRNNLEKLTLAVLTHLPTAVLYVHDLTGECGTSPSDQFRIYKEMKERFKDYLWIDAVSKCDLLGGSPVIYAKEDRSSDDAEIIKYRETGPDESIHVSVKTEQGLSELKSKVKEVLSNEMEKIKSGDKVDQSGEEVDQSVGS; encoded by the exons ATGGCGTCTCTTAACATCACCACAGGATTGTCTACAAGCTTTCATTTTCTCCACAG CTTGCGTCAATGTCGGAATCTTCAGACGGCTGTTTCTCCAATCGTCAGTTCAAGCTACTTGCCCACTTCCTACATTACTCAGAAGCAGATTGAAATCCCTACCTCCcct GAAAAACAAGCGCCACCAGTGCAGGAAGGTTTGGGTGCTTTTCAAAAGCTCCCCATGGTGATGCCATCTATTGATTTATATTGTTCTGCACTCAGAAAGTCCAAAAGAGTTCAACCAACCAAAG GCATTGCTAATATTGCAAAGCGAGAAAGAAATAGAGGTGCTAAGCAGCTTGATGCATTCATGAAG GAATTGGCTCTACCTTTAAAAGGATACATGGAAAATTTTCCGAGGAAGAGACTGTTACATCCATATGAAAGGTCTCTTATTGAGTTGACACTTGGTGAAGGAAAGTATGAGGAG gtGTTAGGAAAAGTTGATTTTCTGAGGAAGAAGGTTCTATCTGTTGGGAAAGAACATGCTTCTCTCTGTGCTAAG GCTTTGTCAaagaaagaagcagaggaaCGCTTGAGCGAAGGTGTGGAGAAGCTTGAATTGGTTTTCCAACAACAAGGGAGAGCTGTTGATGATTTGCTAAGTATAGCGAAG GTTTTGAGGGCTATGCCAGTTGTTGACTTGGAAATGCCAACTCTTTGCCTTGTCGGAGCACCAAACGTTGGGAAATCATCGTTGGTCCGCATTCTTTCAACAGGGAAGCCTGAG ATATGCAATTATCCTTTTACTACCAGAGGAATTCTGATGGGTCACATCGTTTTGAACTACCAACGATTTCAG GTGACAGACACCCCTGGGCTTCTTAGGAGATGTGATG AGGATAGGAATAATCTAGAGAAGTTAACTCTTGCTGTACTCACTCATCTTCCAACTGCGGTCCTATATGTTCATGATCTAACTGGAGAATGTGGGACTTCTCCTTCCGATCAG TTTCGAATTTataaagagatgaaagagaggTTTAAGGATTACCTGTGGATTGATGCTGTGTCCAAATGCGATCTGCTGGGAGGCTCGCCGGTGATCTATGCCAAAGAAGATAGAAGCAGCGATGACGCGGAAATCATTAAGTACCGGGAAACAGGACCTGATGAATCAATTCATGTCTCGGTGAAAACAGAACAAGGTCTCAGTGAG CTAAAGAGCAAAGTGAAGGAAGTACTGAGTAATGAGATGGAAAAGATCAAAAGTGGAGACAAGGTTGATCAAAGTGGAGAAGAAGTTGATCAAAGTGTTGGTAGTTGA
- the LOC104752439 gene encoding factor of DNA methylation 1-like gives MCEELKEKNEELKKVIAEKNKELEKVKKEMNKKLEEERYEVEGLNDTIWTLFLKERQSNHEIHEARRELISGLRDLSDKRSTIRVKRMGELDEKAFVKACRGRFTDEKAEVKQYCLCSTWQEYINDPAWHPFKRRKDHCPFCSVDRMFHFVQFLSHCSSYY, from the exons ATGTGCGAAGAGCTTAAGGAGAAAAACGAAGAGCTGAAGAAAGTAATAGCAGAGAAGAATAAAGAGCTGGAGAAGGTAAAGAAGGAGATGAACAAAAAGCTGGAAGAGGAACGTTATGAGGTAGAAGGGTTAAATGATACGATCTGGACCCTCTTCTTAAAAGAGCGTCAAAGCAATCATGAGATACACGAAGCACGCCGTGAATTGatcagt GGATTGAGAGATTTATCTGACAAGAGATCCACGATCAGAGTCAAGCGCATGGGAGAATTAGACGAAAAGGCGTTTGTGAAAGCTTGTAGGGGGAGATTCACCGACGAAAAAGCTGAGGTGAAGCAGTACTGCCTTTGCTCGACATGGCAGGAGTACATCAACGATCCAGCGTGGCACCCATTCAAACGGAGAAAAGATCATTGTCCATTTTGTTCTGTCGATCGCATGTTCCattttgttcaatttctttCCCACTGTAGTAGCTACTActaa